The following are encoded together in the Planococcus antarcticus DSM 14505 genome:
- a CDS encoding glycosyltransferase: MKYKKIFFISPPFYSHFNPLLVLAKSFQEYGAEVTFGCSIEFKEKILKENLKFYEIDISTNKNIGKGENTIQPDTERIRLEEFFESTKKGAVETLITQSHHRKADMLYNPEELIDKIKLIDDSIDVDLYVVDILSYSVTLSLYFLGLPFITFCPPHPNTIPKEGKYFNVPKSWPEAITIKEEDLRMLKQVSTQTQREFTEVFNNIITENKSIKKISNAFSLVSEIAVIYNYFDFNNIEKNEEKPKEIFIGNSFKAVTLDEEWLEKIDTKEKIIMISLGTFLSNRKDVLEKLILLVREIYPSALLIVSAGSNVEKFKKYSSPNTIIEDFIPQIALMHYVDTVVFHGGCNTLTEAMYYGKEMVILPFSSDQFNIAYDVEKNKLGRVLDPNNFSKEELSKAFNDIEEISKDSLLYWRNTSRERGADYAAKKILEIE, encoded by the coding sequence ATGAAATATAAAAAAATATTTTTTATAAGTCCACCTTTTTATTCGCATTTTAACCCTTTGTTAGTGTTAGCAAAAAGTTTCCAAGAATATGGTGCAGAAGTGACATTTGGTTGCAGTATAGAATTTAAGGAAAAAATCTTGAAAGAAAATTTAAAGTTTTATGAAATAGATATAAGTACAAATAAAAACATTGGGAAAGGTGAAAACACAATACAACCAGATACTGAGAGAATAAGATTAGAAGAATTCTTTGAGTCGACAAAAAAAGGTGCAGTAGAAACACTTATAACTCAGTCTCACCACAGAAAGGCTGATATGCTTTATAATCCAGAAGAGCTTATAGATAAGATAAAGTTAATAGATGATTCAATAGATGTTGATCTTTATGTGGTAGATATATTATCTTACTCTGTTACTCTTAGCTTGTATTTTTTAGGTCTGCCTTTTATCACATTTTGTCCTCCTCATCCCAATACTATTCCAAAAGAAGGAAAGTATTTTAATGTACCTAAAAGCTGGCCCGAGGCTATAACTATCAAGGAAGAAGATTTGAGGATGTTAAAGCAGGTTTCGACCCAAACTCAAAGAGAATTTACTGAAGTTTTTAACAATATTATCACTGAAAATAAGTCTATTAAAAAAATTAGTAATGCTTTTAGTTTGGTCTCTGAAATAGCTGTTATCTACAATTATTTTGATTTTAACAACATTGAAAAAAATGAAGAAAAACCAAAGGAAATATTTATAGGAAATTCATTCAAAGCGGTTACATTAGATGAAGAATGGCTAGAAAAAATAGATACAAAAGAAAAGATAATAATGATAAGTTTAGGAACTTTTTTATCTAATAGAAAAGATGTACTTGAAAAACTTATCCTATTAGTCAGAGAAATTTACCCTAGTGCTCTATTAATAGTTTCTGCAGGTAGTAATGTTGAGAAATTTAAAAAATATAGCTCGCCAAATACAATAATAGAAGATTTCATACCTCAAATAGCTCTTATGCATTATGTAGACACAGTTGTATTTCATGGTGGATGTAACACGTTAACAGAAGCTATGTACTATGGAAAAGAGATGGTGATATTACCATTTTCTAGTGACCAGTTTAATATAGCATATGATGTTGAAAAGAATAAATTAGGAAGAGTGTTGGATCCAAACAACTTTAGCAAGGAAGAATTATCGAAGGCATTTAATGATATAGAAGAGATTTCTAAAGATAGTTTACTGTATTGGAGAAACACCTCAAGAGAAAGAGGCGCAGATTATGCAGCAAAAAAAATATTGGAGATAGAATAG
- the tatC gene encoding twin-arginine translocase subunit TatC has translation MTEKDMTLVEHIVELRKRLTILVVFFILALIVSFFLSQPLIQYLQYTEEAKNLTLNAFKITDPLKIFMQVTMILALIITSPLIMYQFWAFISPGLLDKERRATLSYIPFSLLLFLGGIAFAYLILFPYVIGFMLNISDNMDIQETIGINEYFQFLFQITLPFGLIFQLPVLMLFLTRLGIITPMLMTKYRKFSYLGLVIVAAFITPPDIVSHMIVTLPLIILYEFSVIIAKIGYRKFLKAEQQQIIEEQQQP, from the coding sequence ATGACCGAAAAAGATATGACGTTAGTTGAACATATAGTTGAATTGAGAAAACGGCTGACCATTCTAGTCGTTTTCTTTATATTGGCGCTTATTGTCAGCTTTTTTCTTTCCCAGCCGCTGATCCAGTATCTGCAATATACGGAAGAAGCGAAAAATCTTACCTTAAACGCATTTAAAATTACCGATCCACTGAAAATCTTTATGCAAGTAACGATGATTTTAGCGTTGATCATCACGTCCCCTTTAATCATGTATCAGTTTTGGGCGTTCATCAGCCCAGGTCTTCTCGATAAGGAGCGGAGAGCGACATTAAGCTATATTCCGTTTTCCCTACTGTTGTTTTTGGGGGGGATTGCGTTTGCATATTTGATCCTGTTTCCTTACGTCATCGGATTTATGTTGAACATCTCTGATAATATGGATATACAGGAAACCATCGGTATCAATGAGTATTTCCAGTTTCTGTTCCAGATCACGTTGCCGTTCGGTTTGATTTTTCAGCTGCCGGTACTGATGCTGTTTCTAACGAGGCTCGGCATTATTACGCCGATGCTGATGACGAAGTACCGCAAGTTTTCATATCTCGGATTAGTAATCGTTGCGGCGTTTATTACCCCGCCGGACATCGTCTCGCATATGATTGTGACCTTGCCGTTGATCATACTATACGAGTTTAGTGTCATCATCGCCAAAATTGGCTACCGCAAGTTCCTGAAAGCGGAGCAGCAGCAAATCATCGAAGAGCAGCAACAGCCATAG
- the groL gene encoding chaperonin GroEL (60 kDa chaperone family; promotes refolding of misfolded polypeptides especially under stressful conditions; forms two stacked rings of heptamers to form a barrel-shaped 14mer; ends can be capped by GroES; misfolded proteins enter the barrel where they are refolded when GroES binds), with protein MAKDIKFSEDARSLMLKGVDKLADAVKVTLGPKGRNVVLEKKFGSPLITNDGVTIAKEIELENAFENMGAKLVAEVASKTNDIAGDGTTTATVLAQAMIREGLKNVTAGANPVGIRRGIELAVENALEELKAISKPIEGKESIAQVAAISSGDEEVGKLIAEAMERVGNDGVITLEESRGFTTELDVVEGMQFDRGYQSPYMVTDSDKMEAVLENPFILVTDKKIGNIQEILPILEQVVQQSKPLLIVAEDVEGEALATLVVNKLRGTFNAVAVKAPGFGDRRKAMLEDIATLTGAEVITEDLGLELKSTNIAQLGRASKVVVSKENTTIVEGAGDQKNIIARVTQIRSQLEETTSEFDKEKLQERLAKLAGGVAVIKVGAATETELKERKLRIEDALNSTRAAVEEGIVAGGGTALINVYNKVAELLETQEGDVATGVNIVLRALEEPVRQIATNAGLEGSIIVHRLKTEEVGIGYNAANGQWVNMVDAGIVDPTKVTRSALQNAASVAAMFLTTEAVVADLPEPAGQGGGMPDMGGMGGMM; from the coding sequence ATGGCAAAGGATATTAAGTTCAGCGAAGATGCACGCAGTTTAATGCTGAAAGGCGTAGATAAATTAGCAGATGCAGTAAAAGTGACACTTGGGCCAAAAGGGCGCAACGTAGTTCTTGAGAAAAAATTTGGTTCACCGTTGATCACGAATGATGGTGTGACGATCGCGAAAGAAATCGAACTTGAAAATGCTTTTGAAAACATGGGCGCGAAACTTGTTGCGGAAGTTGCTTCTAAAACAAACGACATTGCCGGTGACGGTACAACGACAGCTACGGTTCTTGCGCAGGCAATGATCCGTGAAGGCTTGAAGAACGTTACAGCTGGCGCGAATCCAGTAGGCATACGTCGCGGAATCGAATTGGCCGTTGAAAATGCGCTTGAGGAACTAAAAGCTATTTCTAAGCCAATCGAAGGCAAAGAATCAATTGCACAAGTTGCAGCGATTTCGTCTGGTGACGAAGAAGTAGGTAAACTGATTGCTGAAGCAATGGAGCGTGTCGGCAACGACGGCGTTATCACGTTAGAAGAGTCACGTGGCTTTACGACTGAGCTTGATGTAGTCGAAGGCATGCAGTTTGACCGCGGATACCAGTCACCATACATGGTAACGGATTCAGATAAAATGGAAGCAGTTCTTGAGAACCCATTCATCTTGGTTACTGACAAAAAAATCGGCAACATCCAGGAAATCCTGCCAATCCTTGAGCAAGTCGTTCAGCAAAGCAAACCCTTGTTGATCGTTGCTGAAGATGTTGAAGGCGAAGCGTTGGCAACATTGGTTGTCAATAAATTGCGCGGCACGTTTAATGCAGTAGCTGTTAAGGCTCCAGGCTTTGGTGACCGTCGTAAAGCTATGCTCGAGGATATTGCTACATTGACGGGCGCAGAAGTGATTACAGAAGACCTTGGACTTGAATTGAAATCAACGAATATCGCTCAGCTTGGACGCGCATCAAAAGTGGTTGTTTCGAAAGAAAACACAACCATCGTAGAAGGCGCCGGCGATCAGAAGAACATCATCGCACGCGTTACCCAAATCCGCAGCCAGCTGGAAGAAACAACTTCTGAGTTCGACAAAGAGAAACTGCAAGAACGTTTAGCGAAATTGGCTGGCGGCGTTGCCGTGATCAAAGTCGGAGCAGCAACTGAAACGGAGTTGAAAGAACGTAAACTTCGCATTGAAGATGCCTTGAACTCGACTCGCGCAGCTGTAGAAGAAGGAATTGTTGCCGGCGGTGGTACAGCATTGATTAACGTCTACAACAAAGTGGCTGAACTTCTTGAAACACAAGAAGGCGACGTAGCAACTGGCGTCAACATCGTGCTTCGTGCACTAGAAGAGCCAGTTCGTCAAATCGCAACAAACGCAGGCCTTGAAGGATCCATCATCGTTCACCGTCTGAAAACTGAAGAAGTCGGTATCGGCTACAACGCCGCTAACGGCCAATGGGTCAACATGGTGGACGCAGGTATCGTCGATCCAACCAAAGTTACTCGTTCAGCATTACAAAACGCAGCATCTGTTGCAGCCATGTTCTTGACGACTGAAGCAGTCGTAGCAGACTTGCCTGAACCAGCAGGACAAGGTGGCGGCATGCCTGATATGGGCGGCATGGGCGGCATGATGTAA
- a CDS encoding uracil-xanthine permease family protein produces MKKIVGYNNKVTNTNKYDVDGIPPLKEAIPLGLQHIFAMFLSNIAVPIIIAGVVGITGSDLTILVQSAMIMAGVATIIQCYPIWRVGAGLPIVMGTSFGFLPTNIAIASSYGISGLLGASLVGGLFGGTLGFFIKKLRRFFPKIVTGTVVLTIGLSLLPTGIIAMAGGSGSENFGSAKNWMVALLVLVIVIFLNRYAKGMAKTSSILIGIVVGYMVALPLGMVEFSAIREATWFSIPKPFYFPMEFYWGAILPMLIMFIVTSVETVGDVTAITNGGADREPTPDELSGSVIANGFTSSLAAVFNSLPNTSFSQNVGMIAFTKIMSRYVVALGAAFLILAGLIPKFGALISTMPQAVIGGATVIIFSQITLTGIDILTSEPLNERAKIIIGLSLVFGLGLSQVPDAMNAFPDIVKLLFGESGITIACFVAIVLNLVIPSDPIREDA; encoded by the coding sequence ATGAAAAAAATAGTTGGATATAATAATAAAGTTACGAACACAAATAAATATGATGTAGATGGTATACCCCCATTAAAAGAAGCAATACCTTTGGGATTACAGCATATTTTTGCAATGTTCCTAAGTAATATTGCCGTCCCTATCATAATCGCAGGTGTGGTTGGCATCACAGGATCTGATTTAACGATATTGGTTCAAAGTGCAATGATCATGGCAGGAGTTGCAACTATTATCCAATGTTACCCAATATGGAGAGTAGGAGCAGGACTCCCAATAGTTATGGGTACTAGTTTTGGATTTCTACCTACAAATATAGCTATAGCAAGCTCCTATGGTATATCAGGATTATTAGGTGCAAGTCTTGTAGGAGGTTTATTTGGCGGGACCTTAGGATTTTTTATAAAGAAATTAAGGAGGTTCTTTCCAAAAATTGTAACAGGTACAGTAGTTCTTACTATAGGTTTGTCACTTTTACCTACAGGTATTATAGCTATGGCTGGAGGAAGTGGATCTGAAAATTTTGGATCAGCTAAAAACTGGATGGTGGCTTTACTAGTATTGGTAATTGTAATCTTTCTAAATAGATATGCAAAGGGAATGGCTAAAACATCTTCAATTTTAATAGGAATTGTCGTTGGATATATGGTTGCTTTGCCACTAGGTATGGTAGAATTTTCAGCAATAAGAGAAGCTACATGGTTTTCAATTCCAAAACCATTTTATTTTCCCATGGAATTTTACTGGGGAGCTATACTACCTATGTTAATTATGTTTATCGTTACATCTGTTGAGACAGTTGGAGATGTTACAGCAATTACTAATGGGGGAGCAGACAGAGAACCCACGCCTGATGAGCTTTCTGGCTCAGTAATAGCAAATGGTTTTACATCTTCTCTAGCAGCGGTTTTTAATTCTTTGCCAAATACATCTTTTAGTCAAAATGTAGGAATGATAGCATTTACAAAAATAATGAGTAGATATGTTGTAGCTCTTGGCGCTGCGTTTTTAATATTGGCTGGTCTTATTCCTAAGTTCGGGGCTCTTATATCTACAATGCCACAAGCAGTTATTGGAGGTGCCACAGTAATTATTTTTTCTCAAATTACATTAACAGGTATAGACATATTGACATCAGAGCCTTTAAATGAAAGAGCAAAGATTATCATTGGGTTATCTTTAGTATTTGGACTCGGATTAAGTCAAGTACCCGATGCTATGAACGCATTTCCAGACATTGTTAAGTTGTTGTTTGGAGAATCTGGAATAACAATAGCCTGTTTTGTTGCTATTGTATTGAACCTAGTCATCCCTAGTGATCCGATAAGAGAAGACGCATAG
- the groES gene encoding co-chaperone GroES, translating into MLRPLGDRVIIELIEAEEKTSSGIVLPGSAQEKPQEGHVIAVGNGLIRENGQRTELDVQAGDRVIFSKYAGSELKYEGKEYLILRENDILAVLG; encoded by the coding sequence TTGTTAAGACCACTAGGAGATCGTGTAATTATTGAGCTCATCGAAGCGGAAGAAAAAACGTCAAGCGGTATAGTCTTACCGGGATCCGCACAAGAAAAACCGCAGGAGGGCCATGTGATCGCTGTAGGAAATGGACTTATCCGTGAAAACGGGCAGCGCACAGAATTGGACGTGCAAGCTGGCGACCGCGTCATCTTCTCGAAATACGCAGGATCTGAATTAAAATATGAAGGCAAAGAATATTTGATTTTACGTGAAAACGACATATTAGCAGTTTTAGGCTAA
- a CDS encoding redox-sensing transcriptional repressor Rex — MLHETSKIPQATTKRLPLYYRFLQNFANAGQIRISSQELSEAMKIDSATIRRDFSHLGALGKKGYGYDVKELLLFFRKTLDQDEATNVALIGVGGLGSAFLKYNFHRNHNTKIIVAFDSNSPVEGEKISEIDTYHPDKIEEKIKEYGVELVILTVPSRSAQEVTDRLAKTDIKGILNFTPVRISVPDHIRVQTIDLSVELQTLIYQIKQH; from the coding sequence ATGTTACACGAGACATCTAAAATTCCGCAAGCCACGACTAAAAGGCTGCCGTTGTATTACCGTTTTCTTCAAAATTTTGCGAACGCTGGACAGATACGGATTTCCTCGCAAGAATTGAGTGAAGCGATGAAAATTGATTCGGCCACTATCCGTCGCGATTTTTCACATTTGGGCGCGCTTGGCAAAAAAGGATATGGCTATGACGTTAAGGAGCTGCTGCTGTTTTTTCGAAAGACCCTCGATCAGGACGAAGCTACAAATGTGGCACTAATCGGCGTCGGAGGATTGGGCAGTGCATTTCTAAAATATAATTTCCACCGAAACCACAATACGAAAATTATTGTGGCATTTGACTCGAACAGTCCGGTAGAAGGCGAAAAAATCAGCGAGATCGATACGTATCATCCAGACAAAATCGAAGAGAAAATCAAAGAGTACGGCGTAGAGTTGGTCATTTTGACTGTGCCGTCACGATCGGCACAGGAAGTGACAGACCGCTTGGCAAAGACTGATATCAAGGGGATTTTGAATTTTACGCCCGTGCGTATTTCGGTGCCCGATCATATTCGTGTCCAGACCATCGATTTGTCGGTAGAATTGCAGACCTTGATTTACCAGATTAAGCAGCATTGA
- a CDS encoding CPBP family intramembrane glutamic endopeptidase translates to MPTKRKTFIDNFLKNGSPSKPKAKKDTGYRPKFKGKKTPLYVLLIFIAAQLSPILFIAPTLSYFQGQGMDRDAAAAATSGWLIFLTMGIGFIITLLVIFRDKRFFDIWKGTKSSLLMSIVWGFLGFLLLLIGQSIAALIEMNLLGIEPGSENTASLVNIAEAVPLAIVSIVLFGPILEELVFRRVLFGSLNQTTNFFFATAISALVFALIHFDFTHLLLYFTTGLILAFLYQKTKRIITPIIAHICLNGYVMLIQLNMDKILEFQKQMENLQ, encoded by the coding sequence ATGCCCACCAAACGAAAAACTTTCATAGACAACTTTTTAAAAAATGGCAGTCCGTCCAAACCAAAAGCCAAAAAAGATACCGGCTATCGTCCAAAATTCAAAGGCAAAAAAACACCGCTGTATGTGTTATTGATTTTCATTGCCGCACAGCTTTCACCGATTTTGTTTATCGCGCCTACCTTGAGTTACTTTCAGGGGCAGGGTATGGACCGCGATGCAGCCGCTGCCGCCACTTCAGGCTGGCTGATTTTCCTGACGATGGGCATTGGTTTTATCATTACGCTGCTCGTCATTTTCCGAGACAAACGCTTTTTTGATATTTGGAAAGGCACAAAATCTTCTTTACTGATGTCTATTGTCTGGGGCTTTCTCGGCTTCTTGCTCTTATTAATTGGGCAATCGATCGCCGCTTTAATTGAAATGAATCTTCTTGGCATTGAACCCGGTTCTGAAAACACAGCTTCATTAGTGAATATCGCTGAAGCTGTTCCGCTCGCTATCGTTTCCATCGTATTATTTGGCCCGATTCTTGAAGAATTGGTTTTCCGCCGCGTGCTGTTCGGTTCGCTTAACCAAACCACCAACTTCTTTTTCGCGACAGCCATCAGTGCCTTAGTGTTCGCTTTGATTCATTTCGACTTTACGCACTTGCTGCTGTATTTCACCACCGGGTTGATCTTGGCGTTCCTTTACCAAAAAACCAAGCGTATTATCACACCCATCATCGCCCATATCTGTTTGAATGGTTATGTGATGCTCATTCAGCTCAATATGGATAAAATTTTGGAGTTCCAAAAACAAATGGAAAACCTACAGTAG
- a CDS encoding glycosyltransferase: MNEFIEFRNHVYDNESKYIYPLQFLDDYINKSKTINSRERVVIKQIRTIKQIERKKKLGEKEIDELYSFLGEDSYTDRFIVDTLLKLFNDDIKQIVEKKTKDLLSQQQYDSQKLYHVLDICIECDIDILSDHDILFMLQKYKLDLDIISILMDYMDSFKRQGFKDHIYKLLTLDYPDNIKIQVLNLLGNLYSIETVDQSFVKKNIINEKNNVFYDSYINFLNTDFKFEKQGTSILQSMFYGDFEDSGKGNNGGLAVLLKGLGEEISKDSSVSYVFTITITQELNKPFIRFYGDKHVFIRLPIYLDQSVVSDKFIKRELFIKRYIGNFLRQSEIKPDVFHIRFLDNASKSVAHLCKELNRKLVFTLTPDPHRNMFDGSGHLKELGFKELIEKLNKIKIGDELIYTSDGIVGIGNADVKKELEIYFPQFKDENINGRIRMIGEGIQIDKSMDVEDTDIYSNRFIELSETNKDFFERPVILNVGRLSVLKGQIELLKAWSNSKLSETHNLLIIGGDLERPNKEEEMVINFFKDYVQKHPQFKDRFIHKGAMSNLDIRLLERNIIKRDFNYPHIYLCSSVKEEFGIAILEAMSIGFLTLGPIKGGVKSYMRNGENGFLIDTSNWETIAKETEKHIYDTKIDKDEFKKIQAAGQKTVDENFSIKKISNEFVSFYLSLKGEENNEI, encoded by the coding sequence ATGAATGAGTTTATTGAGTTTAGAAATCATGTTTATGATAATGAAAGTAAATATATTTATCCTCTCCAATTTTTAGATGATTACATAAATAAAAGTAAGACTATAAATTCCAGAGAACGAGTAGTAATAAAGCAAATTCGAACAATAAAGCAAATAGAGCGGAAAAAGAAACTAGGCGAAAAAGAAATAGATGAATTATACTCATTTTTGGGAGAGGATTCATATACAGACCGATTTATAGTTGATACTCTTTTAAAATTATTCAATGATGATATAAAGCAGATAGTAGAGAAAAAAACAAAAGACTTACTATCACAACAACAGTATGACAGTCAAAAGCTATATCATGTTTTAGATATTTGTATTGAATGTGATATCGATATTTTAAGTGATCATGATATCTTATTTATGCTTCAGAAATACAAACTAGATTTAGATATAATTTCTATCTTAATGGACTATATGGATAGTTTTAAAAGACAGGGGTTTAAAGATCATATATACAAATTATTGACCTTAGATTACCCTGATAATATAAAAATCCAGGTATTAAATTTATTAGGAAATTTGTATTCAATAGAAACCGTTGATCAATCATTTGTGAAGAAGAATATAATAAATGAGAAAAACAACGTGTTTTATGATAGTTATATCAACTTTCTCAATACAGATTTTAAATTTGAAAAGCAAGGTACTTCAATTTTGCAGTCAATGTTTTATGGAGATTTTGAAGATAGCGGGAAAGGAAATAATGGAGGGTTAGCAGTATTATTAAAAGGTTTGGGTGAAGAGATATCAAAAGACAGTAGTGTGTCTTATGTATTTACTATTACCATAACTCAAGAATTAAATAAGCCGTTTATCAGATTTTATGGAGATAAACATGTATTTATTAGGTTGCCAATATATTTAGATCAGTCTGTAGTATCAGACAAGTTTATAAAAAGAGAATTATTTATAAAAAGATATATAGGTAATTTTTTAAGACAGTCAGAAATAAAGCCAGATGTTTTTCATATACGATTTTTAGATAACGCTTCTAAATCTGTTGCTCATCTATGTAAAGAATTAAATAGAAAACTTGTATTTACACTAACACCAGACCCACACAGAAATATGTTTGATGGATCCGGTCATTTAAAAGAACTTGGTTTTAAAGAGCTTATTGAAAAACTAAATAAGATAAAAATAGGTGATGAATTAATATACACAAGCGATGGAATAGTTGGTATAGGGAATGCAGATGTAAAAAAAGAACTTGAGATATATTTCCCTCAATTTAAAGATGAAAATATAAATGGAAGAATAAGAATGATAGGTGAAGGAATACAAATAGATAAATCAATGGATGTAGAGGACACAGATATCTATTCAAATCGCTTTATAGAATTAAGTGAAACAAATAAAGATTTTTTTGAAAGACCTGTAATCTTAAATGTAGGGAGACTATCTGTTTTAAAAGGACAGATCGAACTTTTAAAAGCGTGGTCAAACTCCAAGCTTTCGGAAACTCATAATCTTCTAATAATAGGAGGAGACTTAGAGAGACCAAATAAAGAAGAAGAAATGGTTATTAATTTTTTTAAGGATTACGTACAAAAGCATCCTCAATTCAAAGACAGATTCATACATAAAGGTGCCATGTCGAATTTGGATATAAGATTGCTTGAAAGGAATATTATTAAGAGAGACTTTAACTATCCTCATATATATCTTTGCTCAAGTGTAAAAGAAGAGTTTGGTATAGCTATTTTAGAAGCTATGTCCATAGGATTTCTAACCCTAGGTCCTATAAAAGGTGGAGTTAAGAGTTATATGAGAAATGGAGAAAATGGATTTTTAATCGACACCAGTAATTGGGAAACGATTGCAAAAGAAACAGAAAAACATATTTATGATACTAAAATTGATAAAGATGAATTTAAAAAAATTCAAGCTGCAGGACAAAAAACTGTAGATGAAAACTTTTCCATTAAAAAGATTTCAAATGAGTTTGTATCATTTTATTTATCTTTAAAAGGAGAAGAAAATAATGAAATATAA
- a CDS encoding twin-arginine translocase TatA/TatE family subunit — translation MPGPMSIIIIGVVALIVFGPKKLPELGKAFGSSLREFKNATKGLVDDDDDKVDLKKKDEQKEIR, via the coding sequence ATGCCAGGTCCAATGAGTATAATCATAATCGGTGTTGTTGCTTTGATTGTTTTCGGTCCGAAAAAGTTGCCGGAACTTGGAAAAGCGTTTGGTTCGTCTTTGCGTGAGTTCAAAAATGCTACAAAAGGACTTGTGGACGATGACGACGATAAAGTAGATTTGAAAAAGAAAGATGAGCAAAAGGAAATACGTTAG